In the Sorghum bicolor cultivar BTx623 chromosome 4, Sorghum_bicolor_NCBIv3, whole genome shotgun sequence genome, GCAGCTTATGAATCTACATCTCATAGGTTGCCTTTCATTCAGCAAGTTCTCCAGTTATTacattagttttagtaattcagtGATCAGTGCATTGGAAAAAACAAGCCACATATTTTCATGTGTTTTTTTATATTATCCTCTTGGCAGCTTATACATCTCATAGGCTGCCTTTCATTCAGCAAAGGTCTCCGGTTATCATCTGTTACGTCCACACTTTAGTACTTATGCCAAAGTCTAAAACAAGCATAACAGATAAAAAGAACTGTGAAAAAGTTTGCCTTGCAATCTGAGAACTATATAGCATTCAATCTCCAACAGTTGTTGGTGAACATGCTTTTACCATCTCAACTATTATATGCAAGAATGAAATGATCAAAGAAAGGACATGCCCTGGTTTTTGTAGTTCTGCTGCTACTACTGAATTTAACTGACCTGTgggttttgtaaatttatttaaCATCTACGTGTTTGAGTTTGATAATCAACAAACATTTATGTGCTCATCTAAAAACTTAACCAAATTGAATATATTTGAGAGATTTATTCTTTGGTGTGTTGTTTTAAACATGATCAAGTTACATTGCTAAAATTAATTTTGGTCAATTGGGACTTATGAATTATGATAGTTTAAACCATAAGCTAAGACCTATTCTGATTTCCAGGACTGGTGTATTTGTACAGGCAAATATAAGTTTAGTCGCATTCAATATTTCATGAACAAAAGATTTTTGTCGATTTCGTGTACAACTCTGTTTGGCATGCCATTTTCCATGTGTCGATTTTGGGAACTGGAAAGCAAATTCTTCTACTACTTGCATAGTTAGTAAATATCAATTGTTAATTTGCCTTCTGGTCGTCTGGGGCAGCTGCTCAAGAAATTTCTAGGGATCTCCTTTCTCTCAAGAGAGAGCAGCTCATCTGCTTCTTTATGGGAAAGCCAGATTTATGCTCGGTGAAATTCAATTTCTGTTTTGCTTTGAGTTATTTCACATCAATACGCCTAATTTTGCATAAATCGCTGCAGATTGGTTTGACCTGTTGGCAGTCAGTTCTAGACGAAGATGGCCAATCGCCTGAAACATATGCCAAGTTGAGGAATCATAATTCTTATAATGAGCTTGTAGCGCAAAAGCTGGTGGACATGAAGAACAACCAGGTTACTATAACAGTTAATGGCGATGAAATTCGTATGGATCAGTTAGGGAATGTTGGTGACCATAAACAATTTGGGGTTCAGGTGTTGCAAATAAGATCTTGCTCCCAGTGTGCCATTTTGGAGTCTGGTGTGCTAAGGCAGCCGGTGCGATCAAGGGGAGTCTGCGTCTGCGTCTGTGTATTCATGCGAGCTTTGCTGCGGATTAATTCTGGTAAATCCTTCAAGTGGGAGAGGCTGGATTTTGGTACAATATAATATAATGATGGGGACACCTGAGCCTTGTGGTATTATTAAGTTAACAAGCAGTTGGGGTTTGAAGCTATTTTGGAGCCTTGGAGGTTATGGAGATTGTTTTAAGCTTCCTTGAAACTCTTCTATCCATGGTTGAGTGGCAGAATGTAATATTGTTGGAGAAATCCTTTACTTCCTGTGAAATAGAACTGTTAATAGGTGAGGTGCTGGAGATGTTGGATGCCTACAGGCAAGTTAAAGGGAAAAAATGGCAAAACCTGGTGCCAAAGGTGGAGCTTGAGCAGAGTTGGCACATCTCATGGAAAGGGACGTAACAACTGCGCTCCCACAAGATGAAATCCAAAAGATGGATGCAATCGCAGTTTGGGGATAATGAGTAAGTAACCTTGATTTCCTTTTTTGCTGGTGTAAGCGCGAGTCTTTTGGTTCATGTATCACAAGATGGTGTTTAATTTATCTTGCTCACTGTTtcacattttttattttttgtgtaTTAAATACAGTACTCTAGCATGAATGTATCCTATATTGACTTTAGATAGTAGCAGGGGTAAATGAAAAGAGGCTTGCATATGTCTGTAGCGATCATTTTGACTTGTAGCTACATAGAAATGAGGCAGATGTGAAGTGTACTTGgatctttttgtttttggaCATCCACCATAAGTTCCCATTCTGAAGAAGCTTAGTTACACCTTTCTACTATATTGTTTTCTTGGTACCTGCCGGTTTGCTATCATTATCTTCTTCATTCACACCTCTGAATCAAGTTTGTGCCTGGATTCTCACTCATCAAAATTCTCAAGTATGCCTTGTTTGGAGTGTGAAATCCATTTTCTTCAAAGATCTTTGTATCAGGGCTGCTATACTATCTGTgagtttctttcttttttttggaatGTGAAATCCATTTTCTTCACATGTTGTTTCCAATTTCCAGACCTGCCAAAGCCGTTGTGTTTGCATGGTTGAAACCACGCAGTGCTGTCCATGCACGATCTCCACCGCCGCTAAATCTATCTCAGGAATGGTTGAGTGGAGCCTGTGTTGGCATGCAGGGTCTTGGGGAGAACGAGTGTGCAAGGGAGAGATAAAGTGTGTTGCGTGATTGTGGGGTACGTACAagtgtatttatatttttagtcTTTGTCAGAATGTTTAGTTTGCAACAATTGATTTTTGTAAGTGCCGGTAGATGCACATCCACATTTATAAATTATCCATGTTAATGTTTGGAATAACTGATTATGTATCCATGTTGACATCAATAAATTATCCATATTTATAGTCTAGCTTCTTTGGATCAGCGCTTTCTTCTTTCTCCTGTAAGCAAGGATAATaagaataaataaatgttgcaaCTCAGAGCAGGATATTAGGTAAGGACCGAAGACTGTGTGGTTAATGGGATGTTCTAGACTCTAAATAGTCTCAAACTTAATTTGGTTCTAGactggtgaaaggtccttgtttagttttggtaattgagtgacaacttaggtggactaatagtgtttatgtgagatacacaggagattagtccacaggtgatgatgtgatgatggaggagctcattgcatataagacatgacatggagtcatgtgaccaaggtggagaagatcaagatgaggcttggctcgatggaccggttgcaagagtgaagggcaagtcagaggctttgaagcgagggaccgcgtgtgacggtgaagctagagcaagacttggcgccgatgtaccgaggcaacggtgaagagcaagtgaggtcaagatcgatgaaccaatacggtcacgtgatgatatgaagtggatcatatcatttggtgattggttggtgcatgtgttgcatcaacattggaggagatggaatggaaagcgcaaggcaaaggtataacctagggcttttccatttcaccggtcataggtgtgtagagaagtttatgaccggatttaggatagatggccgtactatcaagaggggcaaacttgtttgcatatcggtcatctagtgccacttgagcgatctaactttgcatacgtgttaggatcgagtggcgtggcaagttgagaggctaactcctttgtgaaaatgtttgtgaaaatgctaacacacatgcacattgtggtatacacttgttggtgttggcacactttacaaaggaggtggagttcctagggttgagaggggtgtgggtttctctctccctcccgccgagcttgcgaggcgggattcggcgcttttgagaaaattaagcgtatattttctattgcgccggtgtgaaatttggagaagtcacgagagtgtttctcagtaggaaacactcaccggacgctctgcacggaggcaccggacgctggcctttagcgtccggtgtgctgtcgggtgcagcagagtgcaccggacgcaccggagagagtccggtgctcagcgtccggtgtgcaggcggtttggcgaccctctctgcgcatgagtccggtgagcaccggacgctcagggtgcgtccggtggctctgggggttgagcgtccggtgcccacgtgttttgcccagtgaaggggcaacggctagtttagcccttggggctataaatagaagtggtggccagccttggccggtgctgagcacccttgagacttagtgtccatgcttggggagtgctaggaaagcctctaactcacttgtgcttgcaagagtgcgaatctatagcgagtgagtgattctagtgtgttgcattgagagattgcatcgagtggcactaggtgttcgtgttgcaagccggtggtgcttgttactcttggaggttgccacctcctagacggcttggtggcttgtgactccgtcgaagcacgcaaggagattgtgcggtgctccggagaagagattgtgaggggtacggtgctcaccccgcggggatcgcgaagagcaactctagttgagcgagacgtgaagagcgacaagtggtccggccgggtcaagtgctagagcttgtggtaagcactccacgtgggagagtgtgacttgcgggtcaccactagcaagaggaccggcggcaaccttggagcttgtctcaacggggacgtagcttggtggcaaccaagtgaacctcgggagaaaatcatcgtgtcaacattgttctttccgttggtttgcaaagtccctaacacaagcttgttcttacttcatatacttgtgcttgtgttgttgctcttgtaattagttagcttgtgtagcttgctagttaccttcttgctcgtgtagctagaagtagttcccttgcgtgactaatttggtttgtgtaaccttgttagtcacattgcttagtttaggTAGCTAAGTaacttgcgctctctaatttggcattagttgccttgttattgagcttgctagtgagcttaagctttgtgcttttgcttactagtttgtgtaggagctccctcggtttgcaaagtactagttgcataggtttgtgtgaccttgctcctagaattgtttaggtgagctcttgctaaggtagcaccttgcttgcttgtttaggatcttttcaaggtgctagagaacttagatagaggggtgtagtcttggctagaccgatagttttaattccgcacttatttcggttagccggtgcgataagttttagaaaggactattcaccccccctctagtccgccatctcgacccttcaactgGAAGTTTCTCTGTTTCAATTTGATGTTGCTCTGTTAATTATCATTAACTTTTTTTTAGGTAATGCAAGTGTATTAGGCATGCAGGTTTCTGTCAGTCTGTAGGTTGTTTGTTCACTGGGCTGTTCATCTCCTGAAGTTCTCTGACTTACCTTTtcagtttgtgtgaccttgcttttcTAGGTAAGCTGCTCGAAACCCAAACACTTCATGCCTTTTCTAATCTTAATCTTGTCGTCAACTAAAAAGTATGTGTGTCATTGTTGACTTCCTATTTTGGCATATCCATCTAAATTTAAGTTTTAGCTCAGTAGAGTGTGGAAAGGCTTGTAGATTATTTTTGTTATTACCTATTAGTTTGATTTCTAAGGCCAATGATAGATGTTGTGTTTCTTTtggatgtttttttattttatgcaaCAACCAGGGACGATGAGTCCCCACCTAAAATAGTGGAACTAGCGATGACACTGTGATACTCATATACCAGTTAATGCTAAGGTTCGTTGGTCACTTGACACAGCTTTTGACTTGTGGAACCTGAACAAACCGATGAGCCCGAAGAAGAACGGGAATCCTGTGCAGCAATGGCGCCCACAGCTGGAGGTTTGGCTCAATTGCAACACGGATGTGGCCTTCTATTCAGAACAAGGACAAGAGTGTCCGGGGTGGTTCTCTGAAACGACCCaggtctctttgttggagcacgGGTGAGAGGTGGTACCTCCATGGCTTTGATGCATTGACCTGGAAGCTTTTGGCTTGCGGGGATGGTGGTGCTCTAGCGCGAGACAAGGGGGTGCTACAACTTATCCTGGAGACCGATAGCATTGGAGTTTGTGAAGTTATGGAAGCAAGGCGCCAACCGACAATCATTGCGCCAATCATCAGGGAAACCCAGGGAGATTAGCTCatgttttgtagatttttctatgatgtaTACAAGTCGCACTTGTAACTGAGTTGCTCATAGCAAGTTTCAAGGCATGCAGTATTACCCATATGACAGGTattaatattacatatatacttgaacccatatatagTATTACACATATAACTGTTAATTTTACAAACTTTGTTTTTTATTAAATATCACTTTAATGTTGATATTTAATTTTTATAGTATTATCATCTTATTGTGCGATCCATGTACTTTTAgtataaaatattaattatCTCGTAGCAACGtacgggcacgctacctagtccATATATAACAAAATGATGTATTCCTCACAATAGAACGAGACAGcattaaaaaaagaaagaaagaatagCACAAGACGTTCTTAAAAAAGAATAGCACAAGCCGAACCCATACTGTTTTTTCGTTTTTTAGGTTCGGCTGCATCCCTTAATATCAATATAGATTCGCCTCTGCTAGGTAACTTGTGAACCTGATACAAAGAAAGGTGTGCTTGGAAGGGTCTCACCAAAGGGCACGCCGCCGCGTGCAGCAGCGACTCCTCACCTCCCAAGTCCCAAGTGCTCACGACTCAGCACCGAAATGtatgtatataaaaaattaGTTTCATTTTAGGTCAAAAAATACTTGGGACCAACCCTggcttgaaaaaaaaaactcacacAAGATACTTTTTTTTTTACCCAGCTCAGACAAATACTTGACTgagtaaataaaaaaaatgtgttTTTGTTGCTTAGATTGATTGATTTCTTCCAAATGGTGGTAATCAAAACCCAACCACCGCCAGCGCTACGCCACATCAGGGCAAATCATGGGAGGCTGCGTGGCCATCGCTCGGGACGTCCAGAGATATCCATCCCCTCCCCTGGGAAACCCGCGGCCTGGCCTAATTGGGGCGCACGTCCCCCGCCCCGCCTGTCCTGTCCATCGTGCGCGCCACTACCCGCCCTGGCCACCTCAGCTCCACCACTCCACCTCCAGCTCACTGACTCCCTGGCCCCACCGGCCCGCCGTGAATCGCGCCAACCGCCGCGCTTCCCCCCTCCCCCGTCGTTTATTCGTAACGGCTCGTCGTCCCCGGGCCTCCCTTTTGTCTCCCCGCCCGCCCCTTTGCTCTCCGTCGCTCCCGCGCGCGCGCAGCTGTCCGGCCCCGGCGCCGGATACGCGCGTGCCCGCGTTCTTCTGTTCAGGCGGTCGCAACCGCGTCTCGCCATGCCTCCATCGCCACCTCCTCCCTCCTCGCTCCACCACCAACGACCAACGACGCCGCCTCCTGCCCTCTCCCGCTTCCCGTCGGGCGCGCTGGCCTCCTAGCTGACTGACCTTCCCTTCCCTGCATCTCCTCCGAGCCTGCGTCTTCCGCTCCCTCCGCGATGGGCGGCCTCTGCTCCAAGGAGGGCGTCGTGGAGGCGCCGCCCGCCGAGCCCCACCCCGTGGCGCAGCTGCACAAGGCGTCGAGCCAGTCCCTGAAGCAGCTCATCACGCTCACCGCCAAGGAGGACGACGCCGCCGTCGTGCACGCCGTCATCTCCCGGACGGAGTCCAACGCCAAGGCCAACGGCGGCATcggcgcgcccgcgcccgcgtcgGAGAAGACCGCGCCTCCCGTGGTGGTCATCACGTCCCTCAGCAAGTCCTACAGCACCGCCGGGGCGGCGCCCACGCACCACCGGTGCGCCACGCTTGACATCGGCGGGCCCGGGACCAACAACGCGCCGGCGCAGGTGATCTCCAGCGTGCCGCAGGGGTTCTCCGGCGAGCACGTCATCGCCGGGTGGCCCTCCTGGCTGACGTCCGTCGCCGGCGAGATCGTCGAAGGGTGGCTTCCCCGGCGCGCCGACACGTTCGAGCGGCTGGACAAGATCGGTCAGGGCACGTACAGCAACGTGTACAAGGCGCGGGACCTGCAGAGCGGCAAGATCGTGGCGCTGAAGCGGGTGCGCTTCGTCAACATGGACCCGGAGAGCGTGCGGTTCATGGCGCGGGAGATCCACATCCTCCGCCGCCTCGACCACCCGAACGTGATCAAGCTGGAGGGCATCGTCACGTCGCGCCTCTCGCACAGCCTCTACCTCGTCTTCGAGTACATGGAGCACGACCTCGCCGGCCTCGCCGCGCTGTCCGGGCAGCGCTTCACGGAGCCGCAGGTCAAGTGCTTCATGCGCCAGATCCTCGAGGGCCTGCGCCACTGCCACGCGCGGGGCGTCCTGCACCGGGACATCAAGGGATCCAACCTCCTCATCGGCGACGACGGCGTGCTCCGGATCGCCGACTTCGGGCTCGCCACCTTCTTCGACCCCGGGAAGCCGCAGCACATGACCAGCCGCGTCGTCACGCTCTGGTACCGCCCGCCGGAGCTCCTGCTCGGCGCCACCCAGTACGGCGTCGCCGTCGACCTGTGGAGCACCGGCTGCATCCTCGCCGAGCTGCTCGCGGGAAAGCCCATCATGCCCGGCCAGACCGAGGTTCGTCAGTCCGTCGTGCTGCCCTTCTTTTGGTTTCCTTCCTTCTCAGCCTGCCTGAATGATGTTCTGAAtggaccaaaaaaaaaaacatgtcgTCCACGGAAATGCACAGATCGAGCAGCTGCACAAGATCTTCAAGCTCTGCGGCTCGCCGTCCGAGGACTACTGGGCCAAGGCGAAGCTACCGGACGTGACGCTCTTCAAGCCGCAGCGGCCGTACCGGCGCAAGATCGCCGAGACGTTCAAGGACTTCCCGCCGACGGCCCTTGAGCTCCTGGACACGCTGCTCGCCATCGAGCCGTCGGACCGGGGCACGGTGGCCTCTGCTCTGGACAGCGAGGTAATTAATAAgcagctctctcatcattttttTTTATCATTACAACAACAAACACGGCATTGACACTGCTGCATTGCATCTCTGCCATCATCAGTTCTTCAGGACCAAGCCGCTGGCGTGTGATCCGGCGAGCCTGCCCAAGTACCCGCCCTGCAAGGAGTACGACGCCAAGCTCCGAGGCCAGGAGGCCAGCAGGTACAAACAAACCTTGGAGCACCTGCAGGCTGATGGCAATGGCAAAACAAAGCGGCCAACACCTTGTTGCATGcgcatctgttgtaggcaaAACGCAGCGGGCATCGGAGGCAAGGGCTCCGTATCCGTCAAACCAGGGAGAGACGACGTCAAGGGCGCCGCGCCAGCTCAGGACGTCGCCATTGCCGACTACCAGGTACGTGACTGGTCCGCCCATGCCATGTTCTCCattgccatgccatgccatgtgTTCCTCATCAGTGACTGGTTTGCAGTTCGAAATGTTCTTGTCTGAACTCTGCAATTGCTCCCTCTCTCTGGTGTCTCGTTGCAGAGGAGGCAGGCGCGCGCCAACCAGAAGAGCACGAGCCACCACTACAGCTCGCTGGAAGACAGCGTGCCGGGCTTCCGCATCGAGCCGCCGGCCGTGGCCGTGCGCGGGCCGGCGACGCTGCAGACCGGCGGCGGGTTCGGGTCGACGTGGTACAACAGGAGCGACCAGCGGGCGGTCTCGCGCGCGTCCAGCTCCGTcagggcgtcgtcgtcgtcgtcgcaccTCACCTCGCAGCGGTCCTACGCGCAGTCCCGGGGCACCGACCTGCACCCGAGCTCGTCGGCCGCCACCAACGCCAACTCCAGGTACAACCGCCTCGACGTCGCGGAGCCGGCCAACGCCGTCGGCCGCCCCGGCTCCTCCCACCACAAGGACCTCGGCATGAGGGACGCATCAGCCGTGAGTGCCAGCCAACCAACCAGAGATCCATTCGATCTTGAGAATCTTGGTAACAGTTGACGCTAATCGCATCTgcaaacatttttttttgtttccccCAGGGTTTCGGAGCGAGGAACAAGAGGATCCATTACTCGGGGCCGCTGATGCCGCCCGGCGGGAACATGGAGGACATGCTCAAGGAGCACGAGAAGCAGATCCAGCAGGCCGTGCGCAAGGCGCGAGTCGAGAAGGAGAAGACCAACAGGCACTATTACTGAACAATGAGGAAAACAATTGGCATCAAGTTGGCGAATTCATTCCATGGTCTCACAGACCAGAGCATTCGTTGCCTCTCCATCCATGGAACGGAACAGCGGACAGATCGTCGGTGGAAGGTGAACACACGAATGCGCAGCGCAGCGCTCGGCCGGGGCTGCTACGAACGAGTCGGGCTTTTCTTGATCCATGTGTATAATAGCAGTGGTAGAGAGGCATGAAAAGCCTGA is a window encoding:
- the LOC8064293 gene encoding squamosa promoter-binding-like protein 15, which encodes MEDWVFQELPDDFRDTSSARASYKVKLDGFNSDFESALLKKIGLTCWQSVLDEDGQSPETYAKLRNHNSYNELVAQKLVDMKNNQVTITVNGDEIRMDQLGNVGDHKQFGVQVLQIRSCSQCAILESGVLRQPVRSRGVCVCVCVFMRALLRINSGKSFKWERLDFGTI
- the LOC110434818 gene encoding proline-rich receptor-like protein kinase PERK9 → MVVIKTQPPPALRHIRANHGRLRGHRSGRPEISIPSPGKPAAWPNWGARPPPRLSCPSCAPLPALATSAPPLHLQLTDSLAPPARRESRQPPRFPPPPSFIRNGSSSPGLPFVSPPAPLLSVAPARAQLSGPGAGYARARVLLFRRSQPRLAMPPSPPPPSSLHHQRPTTPPPALSRFPSGALAS
- the LOC8068895 gene encoding probable serine/threonine-protein kinase At1g54610 — its product is MGGLCSKEGVVEAPPAEPHPVAQLHKASSQSLKQLITLTAKEDDAAVVHAVISRTESNAKANGGIGAPAPASEKTAPPVVVITSLSKSYSTAGAAPTHHRCATLDIGGPGTNNAPAQVISSVPQGFSGEHVIAGWPSWLTSVAGEIVEGWLPRRADTFERLDKIGQGTYSNVYKARDLQSGKIVALKRVRFVNMDPESVRFMAREIHILRRLDHPNVIKLEGIVTSRLSHSLYLVFEYMEHDLAGLAALSGQRFTEPQVKCFMRQILEGLRHCHARGVLHRDIKGSNLLIGDDGVLRIADFGLATFFDPGKPQHMTSRVVTLWYRPPELLLGATQYGVAVDLWSTGCILAELLAGKPIMPGQTEIEQLHKIFKLCGSPSEDYWAKAKLPDVTLFKPQRPYRRKIAETFKDFPPTALELLDTLLAIEPSDRGTVASALDSEFFRTKPLACDPASLPKYPPCKEYDAKLRGQEASRQNAAGIGGKGSVSVKPGRDDVKGAAPAQDVAIADYQRRQARANQKSTSHHYSSLEDSVPGFRIEPPAVAVRGPATLQTGGGFGSTWYNRSDQRAVSRASSSVRASSSSSHLTSQRSYAQSRGTDLHPSSSAATNANSRYNRLDVAEPANAVGRPGSSHHKDLGMRDASAGFGARNKRIHYSGPLMPPGGNMEDMLKEHEKQIQQAVRKARVEKEKTNRHYY